One genomic region from Stackebrandtia nassauensis DSM 44728 encodes:
- the gap gene encoding type I glyceraldehyde-3-phosphate dehydrogenase — protein MTIRVGINGFGRIGRNFYRAVLQSGADIELVAFNDLGDAATTAQLLKYDSILGRLPYEVKANDGEITVNGKSIKVFAEKDPAKLPWGDVGADVVIESTGFFTDATKAKAHADNGAKKVIISAPAKNEDITIVYGVNHTDYDPAKHTVISNASCTTNCLAPMAKVLHENFGIERGLMTTIHAYTQDQNLQDGPHKDLRRARAAAINVVPASTGAAKAISLVMPELKGKLDGFAMRVPIPTGSATDLTFTASRETTVEEVNAAIKAAAEGPMKGVLSYTEDPIVSSDIVTDPASCIFDAGLTKVIGDQVKVVGWYDNEWGFSNRLIDMVKLVGSN, from the coding sequence GTGACCATTCGCGTAGGCATCAACGGCTTCGGCCGCATCGGTCGCAACTTCTACCGGGCAGTTCTCCAGTCGGGTGCCGACATCGAGCTGGTGGCCTTCAACGACCTCGGCGACGCCGCCACCACCGCGCAGCTGCTGAAGTACGACAGCATCCTGGGACGGCTTCCCTACGAGGTCAAGGCCAACGACGGTGAGATCACCGTCAACGGCAAGTCCATCAAGGTGTTCGCCGAGAAGGACCCGGCCAAGCTGCCGTGGGGTGACGTCGGCGCCGACGTGGTCATCGAGTCCACCGGTTTCTTCACCGACGCCACCAAGGCCAAGGCACACGCCGACAACGGCGCCAAGAAGGTCATCATCTCGGCTCCGGCCAAGAACGAGGACATCACGATCGTCTACGGCGTCAACCACACCGACTACGACCCGGCCAAGCACACGGTGATCTCCAACGCCTCGTGCACCACCAACTGCCTGGCCCCGATGGCCAAGGTCCTGCACGAGAACTTCGGCATCGAGCGTGGTCTCATGACCACCATCCACGCCTACACCCAGGACCAGAACCTCCAGGACGGGCCGCACAAGGACCTGCGCCGCGCCCGCGCCGCCGCCATCAACGTCGTCCCGGCGTCGACCGGCGCCGCCAAGGCCATCAGCCTGGTCATGCCGGAGCTGAAGGGCAAACTGGACGGTTTCGCGATGCGGGTGCCGATCCCGACCGGCTCGGCCACCGACCTGACCTTCACCGCGTCGCGCGAGACCACGGTCGAAGAGGTCAACGCCGCCATCAAGGCCGCCGCCGAGGGCCCGATGAAGGGCGTCCTGTCCTACACCGAGGACCCGATCGTGTCGTCCGACATCGTCACCGACCCGGCCAGCTGCATCTTCGACGCGGGCCTGACCAAGGTGATCGGCGACCAGGTCAAGGTCGTGGGCTGGTACGACAACGAGTGGGGCTTCTCCAACCGCCTCATCGACATGGTCAAGCTCGTCGGCTCGAACTGA
- a CDS encoding phosphoglycerate kinase, which translates to MRTLETLLEQGVTGRRVLVRADLNVPLDGDRITDDGRIRGVLPTLTALRDAGAKLVVCAHLGRPKGAPDAKYSLAPVAVRLSELLGTTVGFATDTVGTDAERALSALGDGGVVLLENLRFNPGETSKDDAERLDFATKLAEGNDFYVDDAFGAVHRKHASVYDVATLLPHYAGKLITTEVSVLKRLTESPQRPYTVVLGGAKVSDKLAVIANLLDKVDRLLIGGGMMFTFLAAQGHDVGTSLLESDQIDTCKGFLDEAAKRGVELVLPSDTITAAQFSAEAEPETVAVDAIPSDRMGLDIGPETAARFAVEIGKSKTVFWNGPMGVFEFSAFADGTRTVARALVDSDAFTVVGGGDSAAAVRTLGLPEDGFGHISTGGGASLEYLEGKTLPGLSILESQ; encoded by the coding sequence ATGCGGACACTGGAAACCCTGCTGGAGCAGGGTGTCACGGGTCGGCGCGTCCTGGTGCGCGCCGACCTCAACGTGCCACTCGACGGCGACCGCATCACCGACGACGGCCGGATCCGCGGCGTGCTGCCGACCCTGACGGCGCTGCGCGACGCCGGGGCCAAACTGGTGGTGTGCGCGCACCTGGGCCGCCCCAAGGGCGCACCGGACGCGAAGTACAGCCTGGCGCCGGTGGCGGTGCGGCTGTCGGAACTGCTGGGCACCACGGTCGGCTTCGCCACCGACACCGTCGGCACCGACGCCGAACGGGCCCTGTCGGCCCTGGGCGACGGCGGCGTGGTGCTGCTGGAGAACCTGCGGTTCAACCCGGGTGAGACCAGCAAGGACGACGCCGAACGGCTCGACTTCGCCACCAAACTGGCCGAGGGCAACGACTTCTACGTCGACGACGCCTTCGGCGCGGTGCACCGCAAGCACGCCAGCGTCTACGACGTCGCCACGCTGCTGCCGCACTACGCCGGGAAGCTCATCACCACCGAGGTGTCGGTGCTCAAGCGGCTGACCGAGTCGCCGCAGCGCCCCTACACCGTGGTGCTGGGCGGCGCCAAGGTCTCCGACAAGCTCGCCGTCATCGCCAACCTGCTGGACAAGGTGGACCGGCTGCTCATCGGCGGCGGCATGATGTTCACCTTCCTGGCCGCGCAGGGCCACGACGTCGGCACCTCACTGCTGGAGTCCGACCAGATCGACACCTGCAAGGGCTTCCTGGACGAGGCCGCCAAACGCGGCGTCGAACTGGTGCTGCCGAGCGACACCATCACGGCCGCCCAGTTCAGCGCCGAGGCCGAGCCGGAGACGGTCGCGGTCGACGCGATCCCGTCTGACCGGATGGGCCTGGACATCGGCCCCGAGACCGCCGCCCGGTTCGCCGTCGAGATCGGCAAGTCCAAGACGGTGTTCTGGAACGGCCCGATGGGCGTGTTCGAGTTCTCCGCCTTCGCCGACGGCACCAGGACGGTGGCACGGGCGCTTGTGGACTCGGACGCCTTCACCGTCGTGGGCGGCGGCGACTCCGCGGCGGCGGTGCGCACCCTCGGCCTGCCCGAGGACGGCTTCGGCCACATCTCCACCGGCGGCGGTGCCAGCCTGGAGTACCTGGAGGGCAAGACCCTCCCCGGACTGTCGATACTGGAGTCACAATGA
- the tpiA gene encoding triose-phosphate isomerase has protein sequence MSDRKPLIAGNWKMNLNHFEAIALVQKLAFSLDEKQLSDVEVVVLPPFVDIRSVQTVIDGDNLLLGFGAQDVSAHASGAYTGEISAAMLAKLGCTYVTVGHSERRQYHGEDDKLVGAKAKAALANEITPILCVGEPLPVRESGEHVEHSVGQLLAAIEGLSSEQVDKLVVAYEPVWAIGTGKTCAPDDAQEVIGALRAALAKDHPEAAEKVRILYGGSVKAGNVAQIMKKPDIDGALVGGASIDADEFVKICRFPEHNNV, from the coding sequence ATGAGCGACCGCAAGCCTCTCATCGCCGGCAACTGGAAGATGAACCTCAACCACTTCGAGGCCATCGCACTGGTGCAGAAGCTGGCCTTCAGCCTGGACGAGAAGCAGCTGTCGGACGTCGAAGTGGTGGTACTGCCGCCCTTCGTGGACATCCGCAGCGTCCAGACCGTCATCGACGGCGACAACCTGCTGCTGGGCTTCGGCGCCCAGGACGTGTCGGCGCACGCCTCGGGTGCCTACACCGGCGAGATCTCGGCGGCGATGCTGGCCAAACTCGGCTGCACCTACGTGACCGTCGGCCACTCCGAGCGGCGCCAGTACCACGGCGAGGACGACAAACTCGTCGGCGCCAAGGCGAAAGCGGCGCTGGCCAACGAGATCACCCCGATCCTGTGCGTCGGCGAACCGCTGCCGGTGCGCGAATCCGGGGAGCACGTCGAGCACTCGGTGGGCCAGCTGCTGGCCGCGATCGAGGGACTGTCGTCCGAACAGGTCGACAAGCTCGTGGTCGCCTACGAACCGGTGTGGGCCATCGGCACCGGCAAGACCTGCGCGCCCGACGACGCGCAGGAGGTCATCGGCGCGCTGCGCGCGGCGCTGGCCAAGGACCACCCCGAGGCCGCCGAGAAGGTACGCATCCTCTACGGCGGTTCGGTCAAAGCGGGCAACGTCGCACAGATCATGAAGAAGCCGGACATCGACGGCGCCCTAGTGGGCGGCGCGAGCATCGACGCCGACGAATTCGTGAAGATCTGTCGCTTCCCTGAGCACAACAACGTGTAA
- a CDS encoding ABC transporter substrate-binding protein, giving the protein MRGIAGYARRHIALAMVAALTVTMAGACTADTPKPETVASKPGEGGTVRVFTQTLETLDPQRVYVITGLNVSTLITRTLTTFTAKPGEKPKLVGDLATDTGKPNKDNTSWTYTLRDGVKWQDGTELSCEDVRYGVLRNFDVRRKDAKITGGPSYPTEWLDVPEDYEGPKGDKSDKDLSGVTCENKRTIRFDLKEPQANFPSAVNLPAFSPVPEQHDTWADYGEEPVSTGPYKLSSYKPSKGDTPGRAVFERNRFWDSETDKIRDAKPDKIILELGKDPEEVAQQIVSDNPGYDNAVLYDSVPNKFVSQVVNDKQLKKQTVSGSTSGVTYMAINTETVEGRDCRRALMYAFNKSKYMDAIGGDVFGDYATTMLPPSDPAHRDHDVYGLDGDPDGDLDKARELLEEAKGCPESLTLDVQDTERGERTGDTIAETFGRLGITVKVNKIAPNKYFDTLSQPDKLHDLTIASWIPDWPGGSGVIPALFDGDLIKPGLNSNYSKLDDPKINERIDEASMETDRKRSYELWADLDEQIQKEAAVVPIVYPKALNLCGVDVRGGVLNPQWGGIDFASLGVK; this is encoded by the coding sequence ATGCGTGGAATAGCGGGATACGCGCGCAGGCATATAGCGCTTGCCATGGTGGCGGCGCTGACGGTCACGATGGCCGGAGCCTGCACCGCCGACACCCCCAAACCCGAGACGGTCGCCTCGAAACCCGGCGAGGGCGGCACGGTGCGCGTCTTCACCCAGACCCTGGAGACCCTCGACCCGCAGCGCGTGTACGTCATCACCGGCCTGAACGTGTCCACACTCATCACCCGGACACTGACGACGTTCACCGCCAAACCGGGGGAGAAGCCCAAGCTCGTCGGCGACCTGGCCACCGACACCGGCAAACCCAACAAGGACAACACCTCCTGGACCTACACGCTGCGCGACGGCGTCAAATGGCAGGACGGCACCGAGCTCAGCTGCGAGGACGTGCGCTACGGCGTGCTGCGCAACTTCGACGTGCGACGCAAGGACGCCAAGATCACCGGCGGCCCGAGCTATCCCACCGAATGGCTTGACGTCCCCGAGGACTACGAAGGACCCAAGGGCGACAAGTCCGACAAGGACCTCTCCGGGGTCACCTGCGAGAACAAGCGCACCATCCGCTTCGACCTGAAGGAGCCGCAGGCCAACTTCCCGTCCGCGGTGAACCTGCCCGCGTTCTCCCCGGTCCCGGAGCAGCACGACACCTGGGCCGACTACGGCGAGGAACCGGTGTCGACCGGACCGTACAAACTGTCCTCGTACAAGCCCTCCAAGGGCGACACGCCGGGACGCGCGGTCTTCGAACGCAACCGGTTCTGGGACTCCGAGACCGACAAGATCCGCGATGCCAAGCCGGACAAGATCATCCTCGAACTCGGCAAGGACCCCGAGGAGGTCGCGCAGCAGATCGTGTCCGACAACCCCGGCTACGACAACGCCGTCCTGTACGACTCGGTGCCGAACAAGTTCGTCTCGCAGGTCGTCAACGACAAGCAGCTGAAGAAGCAGACGGTGTCGGGCTCCACCAGCGGCGTCACCTACATGGCGATCAACACCGAGACCGTGGAGGGCCGCGACTGTCGGCGGGCGTTGATGTACGCGTTCAACAAGAGCAAGTACATGGACGCCATCGGCGGCGACGTGTTCGGCGACTACGCCACCACGATGCTGCCGCCGTCGGATCCGGCGCACCGCGACCACGACGTCTACGGCCTGGACGGCGACCCTGACGGCGATCTCGACAAGGCCCGGGAACTGCTCGAGGAGGCCAAGGGCTGTCCCGAAAGCCTCACCCTCGACGTGCAGGACACCGAACGCGGTGAACGCACCGGCGACACGATTGCGGAGACCTTCGGGCGCCTGGGCATCACCGTCAAGGTCAACAAGATCGCCCCGAACAAGTACTTCGACACGCTGTCCCAACCGGACAAGCTGCACGACCTGACGATCGCCTCCTGGATCCCGGACTGGCCGGGCGGCTCGGGCGTGATCCCGGCGCTGTTCGACGGCGACCTCATCAAGCCCGGCCTCAACAGCAACTACTCCAAACTGGATGATCCCAAGATCAACGAGCGGATCGACGAGGCCAGTATGGAGACCGACCGCAAGCGGTCGTACGAACTGTGGGCCGACCTGGACGAGCAGATCCAGAAGGAGGCCGCGGTCGTCCCGATCGTGTACCCCAAGGCGCTGAACCTGTGTGGCGTCGACGTACGCGGCGGCGTGCTGAACCCGCAGTGGGGCGGCATCGACTTCGCCTCGCTGGGTGTCAAATGA
- the secG gene encoding preprotein translocase subunit SecG, translating into MYVLVGVLVVTSAALILLVLLHKGKGGGLSSMFGGGVSSNVSGSAVAEKNLDRITVIVGVLWLIGIVGFGILLRQIVSSG; encoded by the coding sequence ATGTACGTGCTCGTTGGCGTGTTGGTGGTGACCAGCGCCGCGTTGATCCTTCTGGTGCTGCTGCACAAGGGCAAGGGCGGCGGTCTGTCGAGCATGTTCGGCGGCGGCGTCAGCTCGAACGTGTCCGGCTCCGCGGTGGCGGAGAAGAACCTCGACCGCATCACCGTCATCGTCGGTGTGCTGTGGCTGATCGGGATCGTCGGTTTCGGCATCCTGCTGCGCCAGATCGTCAGCTCGGGCTGA
- a CDS encoding RNA polymerase-binding protein RbpA — MVSGNAIRGTRVGGRPAGCPEHGEPVPRQFVDYWCVNGHHTRPSFSLRADIPETWECRRCGLPAGTDRESPPEPPTSRPFKTHLAYVMERRSPEDGEALLAEALASLRASRGET; from the coding sequence ATGGTCAGTGGAAACGCGATTCGCGGCACCAGGGTCGGTGGACGGCCTGCCGGCTGCCCCGAGCACGGTGAGCCCGTGCCCCGTCAGTTCGTCGACTACTGGTGCGTCAACGGCCACCACACCCGGCCGTCGTTCTCGTTGCGCGCCGACATCCCCGAAACCTGGGAGTGCCGCCGCTGCGGCCTTCCGGCCGGTACCGACCGGGAATCCCCACCCGAGCCGCCCACCTCGCGGCCCTTCAAGACCCATCTGGCGTACGTCATGGAACGCCGCAGCCCCGAAGACGGCGAGGCACTGCTCGCCGAGGCTTTGGCGAGCCTGCGCGCCTCCCGCGGCGAGACCTGA
- a CDS encoding molybdopterin-dependent oxidoreductase has protein sequence MADMVSSKRVARAATVVRRHRLSPFRDGAFSTFLHNPRTATVLGRLIAACFALCLLTGLYSHFLQEPLGWMTFPVRPVWLYRLSQGLHVATGTALIPLLLAKLWTVYPRLFTWPVVRSPLHALERLSIAVLVATSLLQLFLGFANTVKWYPWSFSFRTVHFWLSLVILGSLLIHIAVKLPLLRGNWRKPKDPEPTPASGWSRRGFFATVAAATVAVTVTTVGQSFTPLGGLALLAPRKPGVGPQGLPVNRTAAQANVTETATDAGYRLTVRGPRTYSLSLDELNALPQHEVELPIACVEGWSQNARWGGVRLRDLLKRAGAPPDADVEVASLETDGHYRTSRMGPEFAQDAATLLALRLDGETLHIDHGYPARLIAPARPGVLQTKWVATIEVLS, from the coding sequence ATGGCCGACATGGTTTCGAGCAAGCGGGTCGCCCGGGCGGCCACCGTCGTCCGGCGACATCGGCTGTCGCCGTTTCGGGACGGCGCGTTCAGCACCTTCCTGCACAATCCCCGCACAGCCACGGTGCTGGGGCGGCTCATCGCGGCGTGTTTCGCGCTGTGCCTGTTGACCGGGCTGTACAGCCATTTCCTGCAGGAACCGCTGGGCTGGATGACGTTCCCGGTTCGGCCGGTGTGGCTGTACCGGCTGTCGCAGGGGCTGCACGTCGCCACCGGAACCGCCCTGATCCCGCTGCTGCTGGCGAAACTGTGGACCGTCTACCCGCGACTGTTCACCTGGCCGGTGGTGCGCAGTCCGTTGCACGCCCTGGAACGGCTGTCGATCGCGGTGCTGGTGGCGACGTCGCTGCTGCAACTGTTCCTGGGCTTCGCCAACACCGTCAAGTGGTACCCGTGGTCGTTCTCGTTCCGCACCGTCCACTTCTGGCTGTCGCTGGTGATCCTGGGGTCGCTGCTGATCCACATCGCGGTGAAGCTGCCGCTGCTGCGCGGCAACTGGCGCAAACCCAAGGATCCCGAACCGACCCCGGCCTCCGGTTGGTCGCGGCGCGGCTTCTTCGCCACCGTGGCCGCCGCGACCGTCGCGGTCACCGTCACCACCGTCGGCCAGAGTTTCACGCCGCTGGGCGGGCTGGCGCTGCTGGCGCCCCGCAAACCGGGTGTCGGTCCGCAGGGGCTGCCGGTCAACCGGACCGCCGCCCAGGCGAACGTCACCGAGACCGCGACCGACGCCGGTTACCGGTTGACGGTGCGCGGCCCGAGGACGTACTCGCTGAGCCTCGACGAACTCAACGCCCTGCCGCAGCACGAGGTGGAACTGCCGATCGCCTGCGTCGAGGGCTGGAGCCAGAACGCGCGCTGGGGCGGTGTCCGGCTGCGCGACCTGTTGAAGCGGGCCGGGGCGCCGCCCGACGCGGACGTCGAGGTGGCGTCCCTGGAGACCGACGGCCACTACCGGACCTCACGGATGGGCCCGGAGTTCGCCCAGGACGCGGCGACGCTGCTGGCGCTGCGGTTGGACGGCGAGACCCTCCACATCGATCACGGATACCCGGCCCGTCTCATCGCGCCCGCCCGGCCCGGTGTCCTGCAGACCAAGTGGGTCGCGACGATAGAGGTGCTGTCATGA
- a CDS encoding AMP-binding protein, with protein MTAAMKRAVRALGTGWHIGSTMARRGLLTPGRPDRVVRQVSTLARWGLGLAGEFASAARRDPEWTAVVDEDGPVSFAELDERTDRLARVLAEGRPEGPPRVAVLCRNHTGMIATLIACGKLGADAVLFNTGLSAQQVRQAVDDHDIAVLVADTEFLPLPDLPDGVRVIAAEGDGADGLRALAEAAEPGGHSPPAATGRTIVLTSGTTGTPKGARRPKPALHSLTALLSRIPLKVGDRIHIAAPIFHTWGYAALQLAIAMRATIVLRRRFDPEPSLRTLSEHDCTAMFAVPVMLQRLLELPPEVRDGCDTASLRVVATSGSSYPGDLATRFMDAFGDVLYNLYGTTEVSWISIATPEELRAHPDTSGRPPHGTTVLLLDEDGREVDRGVPGRIFVGNEMLFEGYTDGSRRSTFDGTMDSGDLGHRDESGLLYVDGRADDMIISGGENVFPSEVENLLARLPQVREVAVVGVADEEFGQRLVAHVVVAEGHELDAETVRDHVRTHLARFSVPRDVRFLEQLPRNATGKVVPRLLGD; from the coding sequence ATGACCGCAGCGATGAAACGTGCCGTCCGGGCGCTGGGCACCGGCTGGCACATCGGTTCCACCATGGCCCGGCGCGGCCTGCTGACGCCCGGTCGACCCGACCGGGTGGTGCGGCAGGTGTCCACTTTGGCGCGCTGGGGGCTGGGGCTGGCGGGTGAGTTCGCCTCGGCGGCGCGCCGCGACCCGGAGTGGACGGCCGTCGTCGACGAGGACGGACCGGTCAGTTTCGCCGAACTCGACGAGCGCACCGACCGGCTGGCCCGGGTGCTGGCCGAGGGTCGTCCCGAGGGGCCGCCCCGGGTGGCCGTGTTGTGCCGCAACCACACCGGGATGATCGCGACCCTGATCGCCTGCGGCAAGCTGGGCGCCGACGCCGTCCTGTTCAACACCGGATTGTCGGCGCAGCAGGTGCGTCAGGCCGTCGACGACCACGACATCGCGGTTCTGGTGGCCGACACCGAGTTCCTGCCGCTGCCAGACCTGCCCGACGGCGTGCGCGTCATCGCCGCCGAGGGTGACGGCGCCGACGGGCTGCGGGCGCTGGCCGAGGCCGCCGAGCCCGGCGGCCACTCCCCTCCCGCCGCCACGGGCCGCACCATCGTGCTGACCTCCGGCACCACCGGCACCCCCAAGGGAGCCCGGCGCCCCAAACCGGCGCTGCACTCGCTGACGGCGCTGCTGTCCAGGATCCCGCTCAAGGTCGGCGATCGCATCCACATCGCCGCGCCGATCTTCCACACCTGGGGTTACGCGGCCCTGCAACTGGCCATCGCGATGCGGGCCACGATCGTGCTGCGCCGCCGCTTCGATCCGGAGCCGAGCCTGCGCACGCTGTCCGAACACGACTGCACCGCGATGTTCGCCGTCCCGGTCATGCTGCAACGGCTGCTGGAACTGCCGCCGGAGGTGCGCGACGGCTGCGACACCGCGAGCCTGCGGGTGGTGGCCACCAGCGGTTCCAGCTACCCCGGCGACCTGGCCACCCGGTTCATGGACGCCTTCGGCGACGTCCTGTACAACCTGTACGGCACCACCGAGGTGTCGTGGATCAGCATCGCCACCCCCGAGGAGTTGCGCGCCCACCCCGACACCTCCGGCAGACCGCCGCACGGCACCACGGTGCTGCTGCTGGACGAGGACGGTCGCGAGGTCGACCGTGGCGTGCCCGGGCGCATCTTCGTCGGCAACGAGATGCTGTTCGAGGGCTACACCGACGGCAGTAGACGCTCCACCTTCGACGGAACCATGGACTCCGGCGATCTGGGGCACCGCGACGAATCCGGACTGCTGTATGTGGACGGCCGGGCCGACGACATGATCATCTCCGGCGGCGAGAACGTGTTCCCCTCCGAAGTGGAGAACCTGCTGGCGCGGCTGCCGCAGGTGCGCGAGGTGGCGGTCGTGGGCGTGGCCGACGAGGAGTTCGGGCAGCGGCTGGTCGCCCACGTCGTGGTCGCCGAGGGGCACGAACTCGACGCCGAGACCGTGCGCGACCACGTCCGCACCCACCTGGCCCGCTTCAGCGTCCCCCGGGACGTGCGGTTCCTGGAGCAGCTGCCGCGAAACGCCACCGGCAAGGTGGTGCCCCGGCTGCTGGGCGACTGA
- a CDS encoding serine hydrolase: protein MLDDLFDPLDAEVYAHIRDIDDGRALGVRETTPVILVSVIKLFIAWEFRCRVAEGTIDPATPIRVTAADRLGGTGTAGFRHDAHIAVGDLAGLMMEVSDNTAADVVVRHMGAGGLRSLPARLGLTGTRLIGSPRAILEELARDLDVNDLEALAPVLASGSVSTAELRGTSVWDPQRTNASTPVDLTRFLEHVWNGPPEVARDVRGWMRRQLTGRLARLAPSEVVAHGRSGSLPGWLNEVAVWEWPDGRRHAIAVFVRTSRPNFREVERAMSLAALRLTEKLSAGNA from the coding sequence ATGCTCGACGACCTGTTCGACCCGCTGGACGCCGAGGTGTACGCGCACATCCGCGACATCGACGACGGTCGCGCCCTCGGTGTCCGCGAGACGACCCCGGTCATCCTCGTGTCGGTCATCAAGCTGTTCATCGCCTGGGAGTTTCGCTGCCGGGTCGCCGAGGGCACGATCGACCCGGCCACCCCCATCAGGGTCACCGCCGCCGACCGGCTGGGCGGTACCGGCACCGCCGGTTTCCGCCACGACGCCCATATCGCCGTCGGTGACCTGGCCGGGCTCATGATGGAGGTCTCCGACAACACCGCCGCCGACGTCGTCGTCAGGCACATGGGGGCGGGCGGCCTTCGCAGTCTGCCCGCCCGGCTGGGACTGACCGGCACCAGACTGATCGGCTCACCCCGCGCCATCCTGGAGGAGTTGGCCCGCGACCTCGACGTCAACGACCTGGAGGCACTGGCCCCGGTGCTGGCCAGCGGCTCGGTCTCGACCGCGGAACTGCGCGGAACCAGCGTGTGGGATCCGCAGCGCACGAACGCCTCCACGCCCGTCGACCTGACCCGGTTCCTGGAACACGTCTGGAACGGTCCGCCCGAGGTGGCCCGCGACGTGCGGGGTTGGATGCGGCGCCAGCTCACCGGACGGCTGGCCCGGCTGGCACCCAGCGAGGTCGTCGCGCACGGCCGCTCCGGCTCGCTGCCCGGCTGGCTCAACGAGGTGGCCGTATGGGAATGGCCGGACGGCCGCCGCCACGCCATCGCCGTGTTCGTGCGCACCAGCCGCCCCAACTTCCGCGAGGTGGAACGGGCCATGAGCCTGGCCGCGCTGCGACTCACCGAGAAGCTCAGCGCCGGAAACGCCTGA
- a CDS encoding LysR family transcriptional regulator, which yields MLRHLECFVVVGEERHFSRAAERLGMEQPPLSQRIRRLERELGAQLFDRGGGQVSLTAAGHVLMREAPELLRRYQRMRTLVRRAADTDEAEPPRPWSALY from the coding sequence ATGTTGCGGCACCTGGAGTGTTTCGTCGTCGTTGGTGAAGAACGTCACTTCAGTCGTGCCGCCGAACGGCTGGGCATGGAGCAACCGCCGTTGAGCCAGCGCATCCGGCGGCTGGAGCGGGAACTGGGTGCGCAGCTGTTCGATCGCGGTGGTGGGCAGGTGTCATTGACGGCGGCGGGTCACGTACTGATGCGGGAGGCACCGGAGTTGCTGCGGCGCTATCAGCGGATGCGGACGCTGGTGCGGCGCGCGGCCGACACCGACGAGGCCGAGCCGCCGCGCCCGTGGTCGGCGCTGTACTGA